Below is a genomic region from uncultured Sunxiuqinia sp..
GGAACCATTCTGCAAAAAACGGATGGACGTATCGGTCCTTCAAATGGCACCTCTTTCGCGTCCCCGATACTAGCCGGAATGGCTGCCTGCTTGTGGCAGGCACACCCCGATGCAACCAACCTGGAAATAAAAGAAGCGCTCGAAAAAAGTGCCTCGCAATACGCATATCCCAACGACACGCTAGGCTATGGCATACCTAATTTTCATCTAGCCAATCTATCTCTTCGTCCAACCGATCAGCATACTAAAACGGACAAATGGACAGCTTTACCAAATCCTTTTAGTGAGGGCATTTATTTATTTCAGACCACTCCAAAACCGACAGGAGAAATAACCATCAGCCTGTTTTCAGCTCTTGGCAACTGCCTTTACAAACAAGTTTTTCAATATGTGTCTTCTATTTTTATTCCGAATTTGGCTAACTTGCCTGCCGGATTAATTCTGCTTAAAATTGAAACAAATACCGATAATACGGTAATCAAACTGATAAAGGTCAATTAGAGTATGGCGGCAGCACAACTCACTCTTTCGGAACTCAACAATCAAATAAAAGAGCAACTGGACGATGCTTTTCCAAGCCTGTTGTGGATAAAAGCTGAGATTAGCGAGCTGAATCAAAACCGTACCGGCCATTGCTATCTTGAATTGGTTGACGTTGATGAAGCCACAAAGAATGTAGTTGCTCGCTGTCGGGCAACCATTTGGTCGTACACATTTCGCATGCTAAAGCCGTTCTTTGAAACCACAACGGGACAGGCTTTCTCCGAGGGGTTAAAAGTACTCGTCAGCGCCAAAGTAGAGTTTCATCCGATGTACGGATTGAGCTTGAATATTCGGGATATTGATCCAACTTATACGATGGGCGACATGGCTCGCAAGCGACGTGAAATCCTGCTTCAGCTCGAAGAAGATGGTGTGGTTGATATGAATAAGGAGCTGGAACTTCCGCTGGTGCCCCAGCGAATTGCGATTGTTTCGTCACCAACAGCAGCCGGGCTGCAAGACTTCCGGGATCAGCTGGCTAACAACGCCTACAACATTCATTTTTATACCAAGCTGTTTCCCGCAATCATGCAAGGGAAAGATGCGGCTGCTTCCATCATCATCGCTTTGGAGCAGGTATTTCAATACGAAGATTTTTTTGATTTGGTGGTCATTATTCGTGGTGGAGGCGCGCAAATTGATTTGGCCAGTTTCGATCATTACGAATTAGCTTATCACATCACCCAATTACCAATACCTGTGCTGACGGGGATTGGCCACGACAAAGATGAAACAGCCGTTGATTTAGTAGCTCACACTAAGCTGAAAACTCCAACAGCCGTAGCTGAATTTTTGATAAGTGGAGCGGCAGCCTTCGAGCAAATGCTGGACGAAATGAAAGAGCGGTTCGTTGAACAGGTTGAAGATCGGCTTCACAACGAAAAAGAATTTTTGAAGAGCTCGATGCAAAAACTAACGCAAGGAGTGCGCGAATTGGTTAGCGAGGAAAATAATCGATTTAACCTGACGAATTTCAGGCTTGAGAAATCGATACCCGTATTTCTTGCCACGAAACTACAACAGTTACAAGAACACAAACACCAGATTGAAAAATTAGGAACCGGTCACATCAATGAGCAAAACCATCAATTGAGCCGAAAGTTGGACAACCTCCAATTTTTCATGCAACGACAATTCAGAATTAGACGTAACCAGTTGACTCAATCTCAGGAGCTGTTTAAAATTCGCCTTAAAAACACCTTAAGGGAAGAAAAAAACAAACTGACTAATTTTGAAGGAAAAGTTCGTTTGATGGATCCTAAAAGTGTATTGAAACGAGGATACAGCTTAACTTATAGCGATGGGCATTTAATCAAATCTACGAAACAATTATCCGATGGCGACGTGATCGAAACACAATTAGCAGACGGGAAAGTAAAAAGTAAAATCACAAAAAAATAAGAACTATGGCAGCAAAAAAGCCAACCTATCAGGAAGCAGTGAACGAAATTGATGAGATTCTTGAAAAAATTGAGAATGAAGAACTCGATGTGGATGAATTGTCAACCAAAGTAAAAAGAGTATCAACACTCATTAAGCTTTGCAAAGACAAGCTTCACAAAACGGAGACTGAGGTTGAGAATATTCTAAAAGAAATGGAAGCCTAATCGTCAATTTACAAAAAAACAAAGGCTCTCAATAATTGAGAACCCCTGTCGAAAAAAACACCTATTACTTATTATTGGAGATCTATTTCCACCCCCTGAAACCTCCTGCAATTAAGGATAATAACAGAAGGACAATAAAAATGTAAAAGACTATTTTTGCAATTTCAGCTGCTCCTGCCGCAATTCCTCCAAAACCAAACAGTGCAGCAACTAATGCAACTAATAAAAAGACAATAACTAAACGTAACATAAATAATTCTTTTAAGTGATTTTAAAACCTAAGTCCTGCATATACTTGAATGACAGAGTTCTTTGCGTCTCCAAGCACGTCATAAGAGAGATCATCATCCTTCGCTACTTGCGTTAACCCAAGATTGTAGTTAAAGCCAAGTATCAAAGCATTCAGGTCGAATCCCAGTCCAAGGGAAACACCATAATCCAACGACTTGAAGCGATCGCGGTCGATTTCATCTTCAGAATCAATTTCCCAAAAATCAAGAACGTCAGCATCTGTGTCAACATTGGCATTTACCAAATAGGCGACATAAGGCCCAAACTGAAATTCAAAATCTTCGGCGAGATTAAAAACCAGTTTTACGGGTAATTCAATATAGTTGAGATTGAACTTGCTATCGCCATCAGCAAAAGCACTTCCATCATAATTTAGCTTCATCCCTTTTCCCGAATATAACAACTCGGGCTGAAGAGAAAACGACCGACCAAGAGGTATTTTATTATATACGCCGGCATGAAAACCTACTTTAAGGTTGTTATCATTATTTCCGTCAGTGGTTAAACTCGAAAGGTTAACTCCTCCTTTAAACCCGGCTGTAGACTCTTGTCCTACAGCGACGGTACTTACCAACAAGCAAAGAATGCCGGACAATAAAAAATATTTTTTCATAATTTATTTTATTTTTTGATTTGTGTTTATTTATTCTATTCCTCCAATCCGCCAATGTCTCCTCTTTTTGCAGCCCTTTTAAGCTTATCATTAGCGAAAATAGCAACCTCAACACGGCGATTTAATCGACGCCCATTCTCCGTTGCATTATCTGCGATTGGCTGTGATTCACCATATCCTATCTGGGTAACTCTGTTATCATTAACTCCTAGGTTTATTAGCAAATCTCCAACGGATGCAGCCCGCTGTTCCGACAACTGTTGATTATAGTCCTCTGCTCCACGATCATCAGTATGACCTTCAATTAAAACTTCGGTATCATCATACTTCTTGAGTGTCTCTGCTAATTCCCGAATATTAGCTTCGGATGCGTCAGTCAATTTAGCTGAATCAAAACCGAAAAGAATCCCGGAATCAAAGGTTATTTTAATCCCTTCGCCAATACGTGTCACCGTAGCCCCCTCCAAGTCGTCCTGCAGTTCTTCAGCCTGCTTGTCCATATAATTTCCAACTAATGCACCTGCAGTACCTCCAATAACAGCTCCTAGTATGGCTCCTTTTGCTGTATTGTCAGATCCTGAACCAATTACTCCTCCAATAGCTCCTCCTGCTCCAGCTCCTATTGCTCCTCCTCTAAATGTTTTTGAACTATCACAAGAAGCAAAAATGATTACTATTGCAAGCATTAATGAAAATGTTGTCTTTTTTCTAACTCCAATTGTTTTCATGGTGTTTACAGTTTTTGATTTGTTGGTTAGCTCTAATTAAATAATTGTGCCAGCTTAGCCGGCACCTACCTAACAAAACATTAAAGCCCTGACTCCCTATAACTTATTAATACAATTCGTGTGCTTTTAATGATTTTTGCATTTTACTTAGTTGAATAATTTATTACCCAACATGAGGTTCATTATCTACACATTCAACGTTTAGCGGATTGTGCTACAACATTAGACCAACACTCACTCTTCTCTATATCACCCCATTACAACCCTCTTCGGTATCTTAGGTATGTTTTTGGCTTACATTCAAGCAGAACTTTAATACATATGTTATGAAAAAAAGTAGCTTAATAGTCGCACTTATATTGTTTATGTCAGGAACAGCGATGGCACAATACGATTTTGCAGTTGGAGTACGATCAGGAGGAACGTCAGGATTGACACTCAAAAAAAACTATGGCCCTTCCGCAATTGAAGGAATCGTGGGATTTTGGCATGACGGATTAAGCCTTACTGCTCTTTGGGGAAAAAATCGGATGGCATTTGATGAGCCCGGTTTGTTTTGGTACTATGGAGTAGGAGGACATGTTTCCATTTATGGCGATGATTTTGATGGACATGGTGGCCCTGGATGGTACAAGCACCCTCATGGCAATAATGATGGAGACCTCGGATTAGGAGTTGATGGGATCGTCGGCCTGGAATATAAAATTCCTCAAGCACCCATTGCATTTAGTCTCGACTTTAAGCCATATCTGGAAGTTGTAACCGACGGTGGTGCTTTTTTTGCCATTGACCCGGGACTTGGAATCAAAGTCGCATTTTAGAAGAAACACAACCCGAATAATCGGATTAAAAGGAGTTTAAGTGCGCACTTAAGCTCCTTTTCTTTTTGATTCTCACCTGTCTAATTCACTTTTCACAACCACATATCATGGAACATCAACATCACGCTGCTAATCAGTTTGCGAACATTTAAAAGCTGAAAGAAAGATATTCTACCCAGCTTTCTATTTGGGATAAAACGTAAGGAACTTTCAAATAATCATCCTCCTGTTTGAGCAAAATTTTGAGCACAGTCTTTTCATCTTCTTTGTTTTTGAAGATTGGCTTAAGAAGATCGGCTAAGACATTCTAATTTCTCAATTCTTCAGCCCCAGAAGATCGTATTTCTAAACTGAAAATGCTAAATTCTCTTGCCAAGATAAAAACACTTGCTACTTTTGTTGAAACCTCTTTTTTAGCTCAAAAAAATATGAAAAACTTCTTTGTGAAATCGCACGGTTTAGGCAACGACTATATCGTGATGAACAGCCAGGATATCACTTTTGAAATGAGTGTTCCGAATATAAAAACCATTTGTAATGTGCATTATGGCATTGGATCGGATGGTATTCTATTATTGACCAACAGCGATAAAGCTGACTTTGGCTTGCGCATTTTAAATCCGGATGGTTCGGAGGCTGAAAAGAGTGGTAATGGCTTACGTATTTTTGCAAAATACTTGTACGATTACGGACACACCAAAAGCAAGTCGTTTAGCATTGACACGCTCGGCGGAGTGGTTACAGCCGAAGTTATTGAAATCATAAATAACAACGCCCGCATGATTAAAGTTGATATGGGCAAAGCCATTTTTGACGCAGAAAAAATTCCGGTAGTGAGCGACCAAAATGAGTGCATCGACCAGAAACTACAATTGAAAGATAAGACTTACTTAATCAACTGTGTGTCGGTAGGCAATCCTCATTGCGTAATTCTGAAAGATGAGTTATCAGAAGCAGAGATCAAACAATACGGCTCGGAGATTGAAAACCACCCTAAATTCCCCAACCGCATCAACCTTCAATTTGCAAAGGTACTATCGCCCGACGAAGTGGAGATCCGCATCTGGGAGCGGGGTGCCGGATATACGCTGGCCTCAGGAAGTTCATCGAGCGCGGTGGCTGCTATGATGGTAAAAAAAGGCCTGGTTAACCGTAAGATTACCATGAAGATGCCGGGCGGTGAATTGAAACTGGAGATTGCCGAAGACTGGGAGATTCAAATGACCGGTGAAGTGAGGGAAATAGCCAGCGGTTATTTAAGTCAGGAGCTTCTTTATGATTTGATCTAAATGATAGCGGGACCACGTTTGCCATTTACCGATTGTCAATCCAATAAGCTAATCGGTACAATTCTGCATCAACCGTTAGTTAACAACGCAAGCTTGTTAAACAGATTTATTCTAAATAGTCCTGCCAAAATTGTATCTTTGCTCATCGCAAAAAAAGAAATAAATTTATGTTGGAGAAGAAATTACCATTTGACAAAGAACAATTAGAACAGATTATCGAAAAACACCCAACCCCATTTCATATCTATGATGAAAAAGGAATGTTGGATTACGCAGAAAAATTCGTCAATGCCTTTTCTTGGAACGAAGGTTTTAAGGAGTACTACGCGATAAAAGCAGCTCCAAACCCTTTCCTGATGAAGTTATTGCACAAGCAGGGCTTTGGGATCGACTGTAGCTCGATGGCTGAGTTATTGCTGGCTGAAAAAATTGGCATGCGTGGCGAAGAAATCATGTTCACCTCCAACGATACGCCGGCCGAAGAATACCAAAAAGCCATGGAGCTTGGAGCCGTTATCAACCTTGACGATATTAAACACATCGAATTTCTGGAACAACATGCAGGACTTCCCGAGTTAGTTAGCTTCCGTTATAATCCCGGAGCACTGAAAGGTGGAAACATCATCATTGGAAACCCGGAAGATTCGAAATACGGTTTTACCCGCGAACAACTGCTCGAAGGGTATAAAGTACTAAAAGCAAAAGGTGTCAAGCGCTTTGGGATTCACACCATGGTGGCTTCGAATGAGCTAGATGCCGACTATTTCATTGAAACCGCTGAGATCGTTTTTGACGTGATTGTTGACGTGGCCAAAGAGCTGGACATCAAATTTGAATTTGCCAACCTGGGAGGAGGAATTGGTATTCCATACAAAAATGAACACAAGCCGGTAAACCTAAAAAAGGTGAGCAAAGGCATCAAAAAGTTATACGAAAAAATGATTGTTGGCAATGGTCTTGATCCATTGAAAATCTACTTTGAATCGGGTCGTGCCATTACCGGACCATTCGGATTTTTGGTTTCCAGAGTGTTGCACATTAAGGATACTTATAAAAAATACGCCGGTTTAGATTCGTGCATGGCAAACCTGATGCGCCCGGCATTGTACGGAGCTCACCACCACATTACCGTTATGGGTAAAGAGAATGCTCCACACAGCCAGCTCTACGATGTTACCGGCTCGCTTTGTGAAAATAACGACAAGTTTGCAATCAACCGATTGCTCCCTGAAATTACCCCGAATGATCTGGTCGTTATTCACGACACCGGAGCACATGGTCATTCGATGGGATTCAACTACAACGGCAAATTACGTTCGGCTGAATTGTTGCTGCGCGAAAACGGAGAAGTAGTAGAAATCAGACGAGCTGAAACTTACGATGATTTGTACGCTACTGTAGATTTTGAAGCGGCCAACAAGTTTGAATAGTAAAGAAACCAGATAGAATAAAAACCGGAAATATTCGCGTTTCCGGCTTTTTTATGACTTTAAATTACCGCGCGGTTTTGTATTTTTGGGGTGAAAACAAATAAAGAAACAACAGCATGCACAACGACATCAAAAAAGCGCTTGAAGTGCTTCATTCCGGCGGAATTATTCTTTACCCAACCGACACCATCTGGGGAATTGGCTGCGATGCCACCAACGAAGGAGCCGTGCAAAAAATTTATCAACTGAAGGAACGCGAAGAGTCCAAAAGCATGCTGGTGCTGATGGAAAACATGAATTTCCTGAGTCGTTATGTGGAGGTAGTCCCGGAAATCGCCTTAGACCTAATTGAAATCACCGAAAAGCCCATGACCATCATTTACCCAGGAGCTAAAAATCTGGCTAAAAACCTCATCGCGCAAGACGGCAGCATTGGTATTCGCATCACCTCCGAGGAGTTTACCCGACAGCTGACTCAACGCTTTAAAAAGCCCATCGTGTCTACATCAGCCAATATTAGCGGAGAACCCTCTCCTACCTTTTTTGATGAAATTATTCCTGAAATTAAAGTTGCGGTTGACTACGTGGTAGAATACCGGCAGGACGATATTAGCCCAAAAGAACCATCCAGCATTATTAAGTTGGGAACCGCTGGTGAAATTGAGATTTTGAGAAAATAAGACCAAAGCTTGGAACTACGCGCTGCTTAAAGCTCTATTTGTTGTAAGCTATTTTAACTAAACTGATTTGGCCTTATTCCTTTGGCAGCCAATCGTGCTATTTCTTTAATTCTCTTCTTTCTTGTTTCCTCTCTTTTAGCAATGGCAACCCAATGCAACATTGATTTTTTAATCGACTTTGGCTGGCTCTGAAAAAACTCCATTGAACATTCACTTTTAGTCAATGCAATTCTTAAATCCTCTGGTATAATTAATTTTTCGATATCATCCATTAGTGACCATGTTCCATTTTCTTTAGCAGTTGCGATGCTGTCAAAACCCGCTTCCGCCATTCGGTTGTTTTGGATGAGTTTGGCAACTTTGTCTTTGTTTATTTTTGACCAAGTACTAGTCGATTTTCTTCTGCTGAAATACTGCATGTACCTTTCTTCGTCAATCGTTCTTTTAGTGCTGTCGATCCACCCAAAGCAAAGTGCTTCATCAACTGCTTCACTCCAACTAACAGAGGCCACTTTTGTTGATGACTTATAATAAACAAGCCAAACAGCCTGTTTTGACTGATGATTTTTCTCTAACCATTTTCGCCAATCGGCCTGGCTTTTAGGACAATATGTTTCTATTTCATTTTTCGGCATTGCTACTCAAATAATACTGACCTCAATTTTTTCAGACCGCTCTGTCATTGTCAAACGTCTTTTCAATTTCAGTTATGTAAGAATAAATATGAGATTCTGTAGTTGATCCATTTTACAAAGATTAATGATTAATTAGCACAAACGTATAACTGGCAAGTGACAACCTGATGTCAGGAGTCGATAAAAAATATTGGTATCGGGGCAAAATACTCCGCCTATTCCGGATTTGCACCAACATTCCCCAAGTCAGCCACTAGCTGTTTTTTTTTAATGTCCCGGAGAGCGGGGTATTAGGGTGCCAGTTAGTCTGATAGAAGTTGAAATGAATTGTATTGATTTTAGGTATTCCATGAATGAGCTATTTGCATTTCATCCCAATTATTAGCACCATCAGAAGTTTTGAATAGAAGTCCCGTCTTTGTGCCAATAAACCCCAAATCCTGATTAATAAAAAACATAGATGATAACGACGAATTTCCGAGAGTTTTTATAGTGTCCCATGTTACTCCAGAATCGCCTGATTTTAGTAGAAAATTATTAATTTTTGGGTCATTGGACTGATTTCTTCCAATTCCAATAGCATATCCAATAGAGGGCGAAGGAAAAGCTATTTCTCCTAATTCTCCATATTTATATCAAAATTGAGTAACACTTCAAACGGTATTCCGGGAACTACCTTTATCCACTGTTCTATAAATTCCATCATATCCGGCAACAATTCCTAAATCGTTGTTGAAGAACCAGATAGAATGCAATTGTTTTCCAGTCAGGATTGAAATGGAATCCCAATTCTCCCCAAGATTTTCTGATTTAATGAGCTTGCTAGTCATGTTTTCCCCATTAACGGTATAATGGTCGCCGATAGCAAAAATGGCAGAATCGCCAATGAATTGGAAGTCTTCTATATTGACATCGATGTTTAATTGTTGCGTGTTCCACGTCTCGCCCGTGTCTGTACTTTTTAAAATGGCGGAACCTCTTCCAATGCATAGTCCCAACGTGTCATTTTTAAATTTTACAGTTCCAGTATTGTAAGAGTCCTCATTTAAATGATTAATTGTGCATTGGCGGCATTGTAAACGGACAAAAAGGTTAAAAAAATCAATATCGTTAGTTTCATATAGGCGGCCGTTTTTATTATTGCGTGTGTGAGCCAAATGTGCCTGAAGGTGAGCTGGTCTTTCCTTTTCTCTTTTTATGCAGCAAAATATTCATTTTCATACTGTCGTTTTTTTTCTTCGGCTTGTTTTGTTGTTAGCGATAGCGTTTTTTTAGTTAAACGACTGCCTGTAATTTAGTGGTGTCTGGTTTGTTTTGCTTTTGAAAAGGTTGCTGAAAGATTGCGGATATTCAAACCCTAATCGGTACGCGATTTCACTAACGGAAAGTTCGGTCGTTGTGAGTTGGTGTAACACTCCCATATTCCAAAATACTAACTTGTTTAGGCGAAGAGAAAGACATTACCCCTTCGTCAAAATCGTAGTTCGTTTGCCCATATTGCAATTTGCAAGGGCATTCTTTTTTGACTGTAATGTGATATAAATCAGAAATTAATTTTACACGTTGCTCCAAGTCAATTTTTGAAGAATCTCCAAACCATATCAAACTAAACAACGGATTTTTCGGTTTATCCAAACCCATCATTTGGTGTTGTTGAGTAATGGAATGAATGTGAACGGTCAAATTTTCTATTTAACTCATGATTGGTTTGATAGATTGAAGTATTACAATCCCATTTTTTTTCGGTATAATTTGGCAAAACCTTTTGCAAATAAACGATTAGGAACTAAAGCTACCATTTTTGATCCAAATCTGTTCATTGCTCCTGATACGATTAAATGTTTTTCTTTATCCAATGCTTTCAAAACTTCTTCTGCAACTTGTTCGGGAGTTTGCGTGGAACTATTATATTCAGTATTAAGTCCTTTTTCATTTTCGATTCCTGCTGCTTTATTGAAATTGGTTTTGGTTAATCCGGGACAAAGTAACATCACTTGAATATTGTAAGGTTTACATTCCTCGGTAATGGCCTCGGTAAACGGCCGCACAAAACCTTACTTGCAGTATAGATTGCCATATAAGGTACAGGCATAAAAGCCGCCATTGAAGCCACATTAATAATTTTACCAGTTTTTCGCTTTTGCATTTGAGGCAAAAATAGATGCGTAAGTGCCACCAAGGATGAAATATTTAGCTGAATTAAATCCAATGCTGATTTTAGAGATAATTCTGAAAATTCTCCGCCCGAACCAATCCCTGCATTGTTGATAAGCATTTC
It encodes:
- the xseA gene encoding exodeoxyribonuclease VII large subunit — encoded protein: MAAAQLTLSELNNQIKEQLDDAFPSLLWIKAEISELNQNRTGHCYLELVDVDEATKNVVARCRATIWSYTFRMLKPFFETTTGQAFSEGLKVLVSAKVEFHPMYGLSLNIRDIDPTYTMGDMARKRREILLQLEEDGVVDMNKELELPLVPQRIAIVSSPTAAGLQDFRDQLANNAYNIHFYTKLFPAIMQGKDAAASIIIALEQVFQYEDFFDLVVIIRGGGAQIDLASFDHYELAYHITQLPIPVLTGIGHDKDETAVDLVAHTKLKTPTAVAEFLISGAAAFEQMLDEMKERFVEQVEDRLHNEKEFLKSSMQKLTQGVRELVSEENNRFNLTNFRLEKSIPVFLATKLQQLQEHKHQIEKLGTGHINEQNHQLSRKLDNLQFFMQRQFRIRRNQLTQSQELFKIRLKNTLREEKNKLTNFEGKVRLMDPKSVLKRGYSLTYSDGHLIKSTKQLSDGDVIETQLADGKVKSKITKK
- the xseB gene encoding exodeoxyribonuclease VII small subunit; amino-acid sequence: MAAKKPTYQEAVNEIDEILEKIENEELDVDELSTKVKRVSTLIKLCKDKLHKTETEVENILKEMEA
- a CDS encoding DUF1328 family protein; amino-acid sequence: MLRLVIVFLLVALVAALFGFGGIAAGAAEIAKIVFYIFIVLLLLSLIAGGFRGWK
- a CDS encoding porin family protein, which translates into the protein MKKYFLLSGILCLLVSTVAVGQESTAGFKGGVNLSSLTTDGNNDNNLKVGFHAGVYNKIPLGRSFSLQPELLYSGKGMKLNYDGSAFADGDSKFNLNYIELPVKLVFNLAEDFEFQFGPYVAYLVNANVDTDADVLDFWEIDSEDEIDRDRFKSLDYGVSLGLGFDLNALILGFNYNLGLTQVAKDDDLSYDVLGDAKNSVIQVYAGLRF
- a CDS encoding OmpA family protein — encoded protein: MKTIGVRKKTTFSLMLAIVIIFASCDSSKTFRGGAIGAGAGGAIGGVIGSGSDNTAKGAILGAVIGGTAGALVGNYMDKQAEELQDDLEGATVTRIGEGIKITFDSGILFGFDSAKLTDASEANIRELAETLKKYDDTEVLIEGHTDDRGAEDYNQQLSEQRAASVGDLLINLGVNDNRVTQIGYGESQPIADNATENGRRLNRRVEVAIFANDKLKRAAKRGDIGGLEE
- the dapF gene encoding diaminopimelate epimerase; the encoded protein is MKNFFVKSHGLGNDYIVMNSQDITFEMSVPNIKTICNVHYGIGSDGILLLTNSDKADFGLRILNPDGSEAEKSGNGLRIFAKYLYDYGHTKSKSFSIDTLGGVVTAEVIEIINNNARMIKVDMGKAIFDAEKIPVVSDQNECIDQKLQLKDKTYLINCVSVGNPHCVILKDELSEAEIKQYGSEIENHPKFPNRINLQFAKVLSPDEVEIRIWERGAGYTLASGSSSSAVAAMMVKKGLVNRKITMKMPGGELKLEIAEDWEIQMTGEVREIASGYLSQELLYDLI
- a CDS encoding diaminopimelate decarboxylase; its protein translation is MLEKKLPFDKEQLEQIIEKHPTPFHIYDEKGMLDYAEKFVNAFSWNEGFKEYYAIKAAPNPFLMKLLHKQGFGIDCSSMAELLLAEKIGMRGEEIMFTSNDTPAEEYQKAMELGAVINLDDIKHIEFLEQHAGLPELVSFRYNPGALKGGNIIIGNPEDSKYGFTREQLLEGYKVLKAKGVKRFGIHTMVASNELDADYFIETAEIVFDVIVDVAKELDIKFEFANLGGGIGIPYKNEHKPVNLKKVSKGIKKLYEKMIVGNGLDPLKIYFESGRAITGPFGFLVSRVLHIKDTYKKYAGLDSCMANLMRPALYGAHHHITVMGKENAPHSQLYDVTGSLCENNDKFAINRLLPEITPNDLVVIHDTGAHGHSMGFNYNGKLRSAELLLRENGEVVEIRRAETYDDLYATVDFEAANKFE
- a CDS encoding L-threonylcarbamoyladenylate synthase; amino-acid sequence: MHNDIKKALEVLHSGGIILYPTDTIWGIGCDATNEGAVQKIYQLKEREESKSMLVLMENMNFLSRYVEVVPEIALDLIEITEKPMTIIYPGAKNLAKNLIAQDGSIGIRITSEEFTRQLTQRFKKPIVSTSANISGEPSPTFFDEIIPEIKVAVDYVVEYRQDDISPKEPSSIIKLGTAGEIEILRK
- a CDS encoding YdeI/OmpD-associated family protein; this translates as MPKNEIETYCPKSQADWRKWLEKNHQSKQAVWLVYYKSSTKVASVSWSEAVDEALCFGWIDSTKRTIDEERYMQYFSRRKSTSTWSKINKDKVAKLIQNNRMAEAGFDSIATAKENGTWSLMDDIEKLIIPEDLRIALTKSECSMEFFQSQPKSIKKSMLHWVAIAKREETRKKRIKEIARLAAKGIRPNQFS